Proteins found in one Rissa tridactyla isolate bRisTri1 chromosome 27, bRisTri1.patW.cur.20221130, whole genome shotgun sequence genomic segment:
- the LOC128901730 gene encoding C5a anaphylatoxin chemotactic receptor 1-like, with protein sequence MASTHPHSTLFKGALEADPIVAGIAYINSCINPIIYVVMGQDFKDKFQRSWRAVLRGVLSDDPTSTMGDSRMKTKSTVDDQSVSTTV encoded by the coding sequence ATGGCCTCCACCCATCCTCACAGCACCTTGTTCAAGGGCGCCCTGGAAGCTGACCCCATCGTGGCCGGCATCGCCTACATCAACAGCTGCATCAACCCCATCATCTACGTTGTCATGGGCCAGGACTTCAAGGACAAGTTCCAGCGGTCCTGGCGGGCCGTGCTGCGGGGCGTGCTGAGTGATGACCCCACCAGCACCATGGGGGACAGCAGGATGAAGACCAAGTCTACTGTGGACGACCAAAGCGTCAGCACCACCGTGTGA
- the LOC128901593 gene encoding LOW QUALITY PROTEIN: uncharacterized protein LOC128901593 (The sequence of the model RefSeq protein was modified relative to this genomic sequence to represent the inferred CDS: deleted 1 base in 1 codon; substituted 1 base at 1 genomic stop codon) yields the protein MAEGCSHAIPPRPLPGEVTATPGDVTRDPEPPWGQAGGVPQGEGDTGVPADTVTVTPWASGITITVTAAPADEDTGDEDVPGLGDEDVGDRAVSVTSDTGHEDVPVLRDKDAEDRDVATPQGRWGQGGASPWGRGCRGQGGHGSEGHWGQEHGDPRDTGDWGGPALLDKDVGDKDVTPPDGRWGQGCPSSWGQSPWGQGCHHPEGHWGQGRPRPSGRGGWGQGCPSAWGRGCWGQRCHCPKGCGGQGRPGSWGQGXCHHKGHWDRDVPAPGDKAIGDKDVTTLRDTGDRDVPGHLVEEVGDKDVPAPGDKAFGDRDATTLRDVGDRDARAPGDKDVGDRDATTLRDIGVSDVPTLRDTEVGDTQVSVLGDVGDRDVPAPRDTGDGAVPPPGDVGDEDAEDTQVSAPRDVGDIGDRDVAIPKDDGDIRDRDVPAPGGSGDKAMGDVPALRDTGDMDVAVLKDIGDVPVPEDEDTGDRDVPVAGDEDVTAGKDVGDRDVPVLGDTGDIPVPGDGDKDTGDRDVPVLGDTGGHRGPWGWTLGMGTSPPRGTLGTLEARALGSGDIPAPQGFGDEDVGDEDVGDRDIADRDVPASRDVGDIGGEDFGDKDIGDRDIPALQGFGDRDVGDRDVPAPRDVGDIRGEGFGDRDIGDRDVPALRDVGDIRGEDVGTRMLGTGTSPP from the exons atggccgagGGGTGCTCCCACGCCATCCCCcctcgtcccctccccggggaggtGACGGCCACCCCCGGGGATGTCACCAGGGACCCCGAACCcccatggggacaggctggaggcGTCCCCCAGGGGGAGGGTGACACCGGTGTCCCTGCGGACACTGTCACCGTCACCCCCTGGGCCAGCGGCATCACCATCACCGTCACGGCAGCCCCAGCGGACGAGGACACCGGGGACGAGGACGTCCCTGGCTTGGGGGACGAGGACGTTGGGGACAGGGCCGTCTCGGTGACAAGTGACACGGGGCACGAGGATGTCCCAGTCCTGCGTGACAAGGACGCGGAGGACAGGGATGTCGCGACCCCCCAAGGACGTTGGGGACAAGGAGGTGCCAGCCCCTGGGGACGAGGATGTCGGGGACAAGGAGGTCACGGCTCTgagggacattggggacaggAACACGGTGACCCAAGGGACACTGGGGACTGGGGTGGTCCAGCTCTTCTGGACAAGGACGTTGGGGACAAGGACGTCACCCCCCCCGATGgacgctggggacagggatgtcccagctcctggggacaaagcccttggggacagggatgtcaCCACCCggagggacactggggacagggacgtcccAGGCCATCTGGTCGAGGAGGTTGGGGACAAGGATGTCCCAGCGCCTGGGGACGAGGATGTTGGGGACAGAGATGCCACTGTCCTAAGGGATGTGGGGGACAGGGGCGTCCCGGCTCCTGGGGACAAGGATGATGCCACCATAAGGGACATTGGGACAGGGATGTCCCAGCGCCTGGGGACAAAGCCATTGGGGACAAGGATGTCACCACCCTGAGGGACACCGGGGACAGGGACGTCCCAGGCCATCTGGTTGAGGAGGTTGGGGACAAGGATGTCCCAGCGCCTGGGGACAAAGCCTTTGGGGACAGAGATGCCACCACCCTGAGGGACGTTGGGGACAGGGATGCCCGAGCTCCTGGGGACAAGGATGTTGGGGACAGAGATGCCACCACCCTAAGGGACATTGGAGTCAGCGATGTCCCAACCCTAAGGGACACAGAGGTTGGGGACACGCAGGTCTCAGTCCTTGGGGacgttggggacagggatgtcccaGCTCCAAGGGACACCGGGGACGGGGCTGTCCCACCCCCAGGGGACGTTGGGGACGAGGACGCTGAGGACACGCAGGTCTCAGCCCCAAGAGACgttggggacatcggggacaggGACGTCGCCATCCCAAAAGAtgatggggacatcagggacaggGATGTCCCAGCCCctggggga agcggggacaagGCCATGGGGGATGTCCCAGCCCTAAGGGACACCGGGGACATGGATGTCGCGGTCTTAAAGGACATTGGGGACGTCCCAGTTCCCGAGGACgaggacactggggacagggatgtcccaGTTGCTGGGGATGAGGATGTCACCGCTGGAAAGGacgttggggacagggatgtcccagtccttggggacactggggacatcccagtccctggggatggggacaaggacactggggacagggatgtcccggtccttggggacactgggggacatcGCGGTCCCTGGGGAT GGACGTTGGGGATGGGGACGTCCCCGCCCCGTGGGACGTTGGGGACATTAGAGGCGAGGGCTTTAGGGTCAGGGGACATCCCCGCCCCACAGGGCTTTGGGGACGAGGACGTTGGGGACGAGgacgttggggacagggacattgCGGACAGGGATGTCCCCGCCTCGAGGGACGTTGGGGACATTGGAGGTGAGGACTTTGGGGACAAGGAcattggggacagggacatcccCGCCCTACAGGGCTTTGGGGACAGGGacgttggggacagggacgtcCCTGCCCCGAGGGATGTTGGGGACATTAGAGGCGAGGGCTTCGGGGacagggacattggggacagggACGTCCCCGCCCTGAGGGACGTCGGGGACATTAGAGGCGAGGACGTTGGGACAAGGATGTTGGGGACAGGGACGTCCCCGCCCTGA